Below is a window of Oceanipulchritudo coccoides DNA.
GTGAGATCCGTGGTTACTTTAAATGCCTCCCTTAGCCCGTCTTCAGGGCCATTTTGATGAGCGCGTCGGTCGTGGCCTCGCTGCCAAGTGCCTGGCTCGCTTTGCGGACAGCCTGATCGGCTGCGTCCATCTTGTACCCGAGGGTCATCAGGGCCTGGATGGCGTCAGAGAAGGCGGCGGCTTGGTTGCTTCCGTCTGCTTCCGGGCTAACCGGTGATCCGGATGAAGGGGTGACGGTTACAGCTTTGCCGGATCCCGGACCCAGCTTATCCTTCAACTCGATGCAGACTCGCTCAGCCGTCTTTTTGCCGATGCCCGGGCACTTCGCGAGGAGGGCTGCATCACCCCGAGAAATGGCGTCCTGAAGCATCTGAAAGGAGAGACGGCTCATCAGATTGAGGGCAATCTTGGGACCGATTCCGCTGACCTTACTGGTGACCAGATGGAAAAAGTCGCGCTCTTCCCGTGTGGCAAATCCGTAGAGGGCCTGACTGTCCTCCCGGTAGACCGGATGGATCTGGAGGCGAACCGATTTTCCGATTCCGGGAATCTTTTCCGATGTCGTAACGGGAACGTCAATGCGGTACCCGATTCCCTGACAGTTCAGGATTACCTGCAGCGGTGTGGCGCTTTCAACAACTCCTTCAATAAAACTGATCATGCCTTCAACGCTCCGGGTTGGGTGAGTCCAAGAACATCCCGCATTGAATAGAGTCCCGGTTTCTGGCTGGCAACCCAATGGGCTGCACGGTAGGCACCCGTGGCGAATATGCGCCGGTCGCTGGCCCGGTGGGTCAGCTCGATCCGGTCGTGATCACCGAATAAAAAGACCGTGTGTTCACCAACCACTTCGCCGCCACGAAGGGCGTGCAGGCCAATTTCACCATCAGGACGGGCACCTGTTTCGCCGTCGCGACCACTGCAGCGAATTGCGCTGGAGAAGTCCGGAGTGGCCTCAATCGCCTCCGCCAGGTTCAACGCGGTTCCGCTTGGGGCATCCTTCTTGTGCTTGTGATGGACCTCCATTATTTCCGGCTGGTAGCGATCGCCCAATACACGCGCGGAAAGTTCCGTGAGGTGGAAGAGCAGATTGACCCCGACGGAATAGTTCCCCGCCCAGACGACCGGGATGGACTTTGTTGCCTCGAGGATTTGTTCACGCTCCTCGTCCGTGTGACCGGTTGTACCGATAACAAGCGGGATGTCCTGCGTCGCACATATTCCGG
It encodes the following:
- the ruvA gene encoding Holliday junction branch migration protein RuvA encodes the protein MISFIEGVVESATPLQVILNCQGIGYRIDVPVTTSEKIPGIGKSVRLQIHPVYREDSQALYGFATREERDFFHLVTSKVSGIGPKIALNLMSRLSFQMLQDAISRGDAALLAKCPGIGKKTAERVCIELKDKLGPGSGKAVTVTPSSGSPVSPEADGSNQAAAFSDAIQALMTLGYKMDAADQAVRKASQALGSEATTDALIKMALKTG
- the dapB gene encoding 4-hydroxy-tetrahydrodipicolinate reductase: MSTPLTVLICGYKGRMGQTLLSIAESENARVGAQRDAGDALGEGIDNCQVAIDFSFHSATAELAGICATQDIPLVIGTTGHTDEEREQILEATKSIPVVWAGNYSVGVNLLFHLTELSARVLGDRYQPEIMEVHHKHKKDAPSGTALNLAEAIEATPDFSSAIRCSGRDGETGARPDGEIGLHALRGGEVVGEHTVFLFGDHDRIELTHRASDRRIFATGAYRAAHWVASQKPGLYSMRDVLGLTQPGALKA